One window of the Synechococcus sp. CC9311 genome contains the following:
- the rpsM gene encoding 30S ribosomal protein S13, which produces MARIAGVDIPRDKRIEVALTYIYGIGSTRAKTILTKAGVNPDIRVKDLEDNDVQKLRNATESFTIEGDLRRQEGMALKRLQDIGCLRGRRHRMSLPVRGQRTRTNARTRRGARKTVAGKKK; this is translated from the coding sequence GTGGCAAGGATTGCTGGTGTTGACATTCCCCGCGACAAGCGGATCGAAGTCGCACTTACTTACATCTACGGAATCGGCTCAACTCGGGCCAAGACCATCCTCACCAAAGCCGGAGTCAACCCTGACATCCGTGTGAAGGATCTCGAGGACAACGATGTGCAGAAATTGCGCAACGCCACTGAGTCCTTCACGATCGAGGGAGATCTGCGGCGCCAAGAGGGCATGGCCCTTAAGCGCCTGCAAGACATTGGCTGCCTGCGTGGCCGTCGTCATCGGATGAGCCTTCCTGTTCGCGGTCAACGAACCCGCACCAACGCCCGCACCCGCCGTGGCGCCAGGAAGACTGTGGCCGGCAAGAAGAAATAA
- the rpmJ gene encoding 50S ribosomal protein L36, translating to MKVRASVKKMCEKCRVIRRHGRVMVICPNPKHKQRQG from the coding sequence ATGAAGGTGCGCGCCTCGGTCAAGAAAATGTGTGAAAAGTGCCGGGTGATTCGTCGCCACGGCCGGGTAATGGTGATTTGCCCAAACCCCAAGCACAAGCAGCGCCAGGGATGA
- a CDS encoding adenylate kinase, with the protein MKQRLLFLGPPGAGKGTQAALLCDRHGLRHLSTGDLLRAEVSAGSALGQEAESVMNRGELVSDSLVLAIVKAQLGALNGQGWLLDGFPRNVAQAEALDPLLQELNQPIEAVVLLELDDAVLIERLLSRGRDDDNEAVIRNRLVVYADKTEPLIEHYRQRGLLQSVEAHGSIEAITERIEGVLA; encoded by the coding sequence ATGAAACAACGACTGCTTTTTTTAGGCCCACCCGGTGCTGGCAAAGGGACCCAAGCAGCACTTTTATGTGATCGTCATGGCTTACGTCACCTCTCCACAGGCGACCTCTTACGCGCCGAAGTCTCTGCTGGAAGCGCCCTTGGCCAAGAAGCAGAAAGCGTGATGAATCGTGGAGAGCTGGTAAGCGACTCACTCGTGCTGGCCATCGTGAAAGCGCAGCTAGGAGCACTGAATGGCCAGGGATGGCTATTGGATGGATTCCCCCGCAATGTTGCCCAGGCTGAGGCTCTCGATCCGCTGCTGCAGGAGCTCAACCAACCCATCGAAGCCGTGGTGCTTCTTGAGCTGGATGACGCCGTCCTCATCGAACGTTTGCTCTCCAGAGGGCGTGACGACGACAACGAAGCAGTAATCCGCAATCGGCTCGTGGTCTATGCAGATAAAACAGAGCCCTTGATTGAGCATTACCGTCAGCGCGGTCTGCTGCAATCGGTGGAAGCCCATGGCAGCATCGAAGCCATCACCGAGCGGATTGAAGGTGTTCTTGCTTAG
- the secY gene encoding preprotein translocase subunit SecY — protein MLVSRGRNPSATEVITQLVQNPELRGRVLTTLGLLMLVRLGIYIPMPGIDRVAFEQFIEQGGTLIGFLDIFTGGGISTLGVFALGILPFINASIIIQLLTASLPQLEDLQKNEGEAGRRKIAQITRYVALGWGTIQSVIFAMILRQYAVEGLSDVVFVFQTALALVTGSMIVMWLSEVITERGIGQGASLVIFLNIVATLPKALGSTIEKAQTGDRGDVVGIIILVLVFLITIVGIIFVQEGARRLPIVSAKRQVGGTALLPSRQSYLPLKLNAGGVMPIIFASALIFLPITIANVTNNPILIRAASALNPSAANPWPYAILFFSLILGFSYFYSSLSLNPSDMATNLKRGGVAIPGVRPGSATAAYLEGVKNRLTLLGGLFLGAVAIIPSAVERATGVTTFQGLGATSLLILVGVAIDTAKQVQTYVISQRYEGLVRQ, from the coding sequence ATGCTTGTCAGTCGGGGACGTAACCCCAGCGCCACTGAAGTGATTACCCAGTTGGTGCAGAACCCTGAGCTGCGCGGCAGGGTTCTCACAACGTTGGGGCTGCTGATGCTCGTCCGGCTTGGGATTTATATCCCAATGCCTGGGATCGATCGCGTCGCTTTTGAGCAATTTATTGAGCAAGGCGGAACACTCATCGGTTTCCTTGACATTTTTACCGGGGGCGGAATCTCCACTCTTGGCGTTTTTGCCCTAGGCATCCTGCCTTTCATTAACGCCTCGATCATCATTCAACTGCTCACAGCATCGCTCCCCCAGCTCGAGGACTTACAGAAAAACGAAGGGGAGGCAGGTCGTCGAAAAATCGCCCAAATCACGCGCTATGTAGCGCTCGGATGGGGAACGATTCAGAGCGTCATTTTTGCGATGATTCTTCGCCAATATGCCGTTGAAGGATTAAGCGACGTTGTCTTTGTCTTCCAAACCGCGCTGGCCTTGGTGACAGGCTCGATGATTGTGATGTGGCTCAGCGAAGTCATCACAGAGCGAGGCATCGGACAGGGGGCATCCCTTGTGATCTTTTTGAATATCGTGGCCACGCTTCCAAAGGCTCTGGGTTCAACGATTGAGAAGGCTCAGACAGGAGACCGTGGAGATGTCGTTGGCATCATTATTTTGGTCTTGGTTTTCCTGATCACCATTGTTGGAATCATCTTTGTCCAAGAGGGTGCGAGACGCCTACCGATCGTCAGCGCCAAGCGCCAGGTCGGAGGGACAGCGCTCCTACCAAGTCGTCAGAGCTATCTCCCCCTAAAGCTCAATGCTGGTGGAGTGATGCCGATTATTTTTGCGTCAGCCCTGATCTTTTTGCCGATCACAATCGCGAATGTCACCAATAACCCAATCCTGATTCGAGCAGCGAGTGCCTTGAATCCGAGTGCAGCCAATCCATGGCCTTACGCAATCTTATTTTTCTCCCTCATTTTGGGGTTCTCCTATTTCTATTCGTCGCTTTCCCTCAACCCGAGTGACATGGCCACCAACCTCAAACGAGGCGGAGTGGCCATACCAGGAGTGAGACCTGGTAGTGCAACAGCCGCCTATCTAGAGGGAGTCAAAAATAGATTGACCCTTCTTGGCGGACTTTTCCTTGGAGCTGTGGCCATTATCCCCTCAGCCGTTGAGAGAGCCACAGGAGTGACAACCTTCCAAGGGCTAGGAGCCACATCACTTCTGATCCTGGTTGGTGTCGCGATCGACACCGCCAAGCAAGTTCAGACCTACGTGATCTCCCAGCGCTACGAAGGACTTGTTCGCCAATAA
- the rplO gene encoding 50S ribosomal protein L15, producing MTLRLESLKPNKGARRRKLRKGRGIAAGQGASCGFGMRGQKSRSGRPTRPGFEGGQMPLYRRVPKLKHFTLVNPKSFTVLNVSALNEIKAGSTVNLDSLVKDGIVTSPKSPLKILGNGELKAKLTVQAAAFTASARAKIEAAGGTCEVLD from the coding sequence ATGACTCTCAGACTCGAATCTCTTAAACCCAACAAAGGTGCTCGTCGGCGCAAATTGCGTAAGGGACGTGGCATCGCAGCCGGTCAGGGTGCTAGCTGCGGCTTCGGCATGCGCGGACAAAAGTCTCGATCAGGCCGTCCCACCCGTCCTGGATTTGAAGGCGGTCAGATGCCGCTTTATCGCCGGGTGCCAAAGCTCAAGCACTTCACCCTGGTGAATCCGAAGTCATTCACCGTTCTCAACGTGAGTGCACTGAACGAGATCAAGGCCGGCAGCACCGTCAATCTCGACTCTCTTGTCAAAGATGGCATTGTCACCAGCCCTAAGAGTCCCCTCAAGATTCTTGGCAACGGTGAACTGAAAGCAAAGCTCACCGTTCAGGCTGCTGCCTTTACTGCCTCTGCTCGCGCCAAAATCGAAGCCGCCGGTGGGACCTGTGAGGTTCTCGACTGA
- the rpsE gene encoding 30S ribosomal protein S5, with protein sequence MTTEPNNQTTSNDVPSASDVPAAAEGQGQQQEQRRGGGRGDRRGGRGDRRRGQERDSEWQERVVQIRRVSKTVKGGKKMSFRAIVVVGNERGQVGVGVGKAGDVIGAVRKGVADGKKHLVKVPLTRHNSIPTLSNGRDGAASVLIRPAAPGTGVIAGGSIRTVLELAGIKNVLAKRLGSKTPLNNARAAMVALQLLRTHKETAKERGISLEQIYS encoded by the coding sequence ATGACGACCGAACCCAACAACCAGACCACCTCCAACGACGTGCCATCGGCTTCTGACGTTCCGGCAGCAGCTGAAGGTCAAGGCCAACAACAGGAGCAGCGCCGCGGCGGCGGCCGCGGTGACCGTCGCGGCGGTCGCGGCGACCGTCGCCGCGGCCAAGAACGGGATTCCGAATGGCAAGAGCGCGTTGTGCAGATCCGTAGGGTCTCCAAAACCGTCAAAGGCGGCAAAAAGATGAGCTTCCGCGCCATCGTTGTTGTCGGCAATGAGCGCGGTCAGGTTGGCGTTGGTGTCGGCAAGGCCGGCGATGTCATCGGTGCCGTACGCAAGGGCGTCGCTGATGGCAAAAAGCACCTGGTGAAAGTTCCTTTAACCCGCCACAACTCAATCCCGACTCTGTCGAATGGTCGTGATGGCGCAGCCAGTGTTCTCATCCGCCCAGCCGCTCCTGGTACCGGTGTTATCGCCGGTGGATCCATTCGTACGGTGCTAGAGCTCGCAGGCATTAAAAATGTCTTGGCGAAGCGCCTGGGAAGCAAAACTCCTCTGAATAACGCTCGGGCTGCCATGGTGGCCCTACAACTGCTCCGCACTCACAAGGAGACAGCCAAGGAACGGGGGATCTCCCTCGAGCAGATCTACTCCTGA
- the rplR gene encoding 50S ribosomal protein L18, with the protein MSTLSRKQQTQKRHRRLRRHLSGTANRPRLAVFRSNSHIYAQLIDDEAQSTLCSASTLDKDLRSSLKTNCSSCDASVAVGDLVAKRAIAKGIQQVVFDRGGNLYHGRVKALADAAREAGLQF; encoded by the coding sequence ATGTCGACCCTCTCCCGCAAACAGCAGACTCAGAAACGCCACAGGCGTCTGCGTCGCCATCTCAGTGGCACGGCCAATCGTCCAAGACTGGCCGTGTTCCGCTCCAACAGTCACATCTACGCTCAGTTGATCGACGACGAAGCTCAGAGCACTCTGTGTTCTGCTTCCACCCTCGACAAAGACCTGCGCTCCAGCCTCAAAACTAATTGCAGCAGCTGTGATGCGTCTGTTGCCGTTGGCGATTTAGTGGCCAAACGTGCCATTGCCAAAGGCATTCAACAAGTTGTCTTCGATCGAGGCGGCAACCTGTACCACGGCCGGGTGAAAGCTCTTGCCGATGCCGCCCGGGAAGCGGGCCTTCAGTTCTGA
- the rplF gene encoding 50S ribosomal protein L6, with amino-acid sequence MSRIGKNPIPIPDKVNVTLSGLAVTVKGPKGELKRTLPSGVSVNQVDNSIVVAPTSTKRSSRERHGLCRTLVANMVIGVSQGYSKKLEIVGVGSRAQVKGKTLVVSAGYSHPVEVVPPEGITFTVENNTNVTVSGTDKELVGNEAAKIRAIRPPEPYKGKGIKYAGERILRKAGKSGKK; translated from the coding sequence ATGTCACGTATTGGTAAAAACCCAATCCCCATTCCCGACAAGGTGAATGTCACACTCAGCGGTCTTGCCGTCACTGTGAAGGGACCCAAGGGTGAGCTCAAACGCACCCTTCCTAGTGGTGTGAGTGTCAACCAGGTGGATAACTCCATCGTGGTCGCACCCACCAGCACAAAACGCAGTTCCCGTGAACGTCACGGCCTGTGCAGAACTCTCGTCGCCAACATGGTGATCGGAGTGAGTCAGGGCTATTCCAAAAAGCTGGAGATCGTTGGCGTGGGCTCCCGAGCCCAGGTCAAAGGCAAAACCCTCGTGGTAAGTGCTGGCTACAGCCATCCAGTGGAAGTGGTGCCTCCTGAAGGCATCACTTTCACGGTTGAGAACAACACCAACGTCACCGTCTCAGGCACCGACAAGGAATTGGTTGGCAATGAAGCCGCCAAGATCCGCGCAATCCGTCCTCCCGAGCCCTACAAAGGCAAGGGAATTAAATATGCGGGCGAGCGCATCCTGCGTAAGGCAGGCAAGTCGGGCAAGAAGTAA
- the rpsH gene encoding 30S ribosomal protein S8 has translation MANHDPISDMLTRIRNASEKRHESTKVPASRMSRSIAKVLQQEGFIAEISEQGEGVRTELVLGLKYSGKHRQPTIRSMQRVSKPGLRIYKNTRGLPKVLGGLGVAIISTSKGVMSDRDARKQGVGGEVLCYVY, from the coding sequence ATGGCTAATCACGACCCAATTTCCGACATGCTCACTCGCATCCGCAATGCGAGTGAAAAACGTCACGAGTCCACAAAAGTTCCAGCCTCTCGCATGTCCCGCAGCATTGCCAAAGTGCTGCAACAAGAGGGATTTATCGCTGAAATCAGCGAGCAAGGCGAGGGTGTCCGCACCGAATTGGTGCTGGGACTCAAGTACAGCGGCAAACACCGCCAACCCACCATTCGCTCCATGCAAAGGGTCAGCAAGCCTGGCCTCCGCATATACAAAAACACGCGCGGCCTGCCCAAGGTCCTCGGTGGACTAGGGGTAGCCATCATCTCCACCTCTAAGGGTGTGATGAGCGACCGCGACGCCCGCAAACAAGGCGTGGGCGGCGAAGTGCTCTGCTACGTCTATTGA
- the rplE gene encoding 50S ribosomal protein L5 → MSLKQRYRETIQPKLLKDLSLSNIHEVPKVLKVTVNRGLGEAATNAKSLEASVNELAQITGQKVVITRAKKAIAAFKIRQGMPIGCAVTLRGDRMYAFLERFINLALPRIRDFRGVSPKSFDGRGNYTVGVREQIIFPEISFDKIDAIRGMDITIVTSARTDEEGRALLREMGMPFRSN, encoded by the coding sequence ATGTCACTAAAACAGCGCTATCGGGAGACCATTCAGCCAAAATTGCTGAAAGATTTGAGTCTCTCCAACATTCATGAAGTTCCCAAGGTGCTGAAAGTCACCGTTAATCGCGGACTCGGCGAAGCAGCCACCAATGCAAAGTCTCTCGAGGCTTCGGTGAACGAATTGGCCCAAATCACTGGCCAAAAAGTTGTTATCACCAGAGCCAAGAAAGCTATTGCAGCTTTCAAAATCCGCCAGGGAATGCCGATTGGATGTGCCGTCACCCTCCGGGGTGATCGCATGTATGCGTTTTTAGAACGCTTCATCAACTTGGCGCTGCCCCGCATTCGCGATTTTCGAGGCGTTAGCCCGAAAAGTTTCGATGGCCGTGGGAATTACACCGTGGGAGTTAGAGAGCAAATCATCTTCCCAGAGATCTCCTTCGACAAGATCGACGCCATCAGAGGCATGGACATCACAATTGTGACGTCTGCCCGCACGGATGAAGAGGGCCGGGCCCTCCTCCGCGAGATGGGAATGCCATTCCGCAGCAACTGA
- the rplX gene encoding 50S ribosomal protein L24, producing the protein MATATSKAAPAERIKMRLRKGDTVQVIAGKDKGKTGEVLRTLPNENRVIVEGLNMRTRHVKPTQEGETGRIVTEEASLHASNVMFYSTAKKVASRIELITEKDGSKKRRLKKTGEVID; encoded by the coding sequence ATGGCTACCGCAACATCCAAAGCAGCCCCAGCTGAGCGCATCAAGATGCGTCTTCGTAAAGGTGACACCGTTCAGGTGATTGCAGGCAAAGACAAAGGCAAAACAGGAGAAGTCCTGCGCACCTTGCCTAACGAAAACCGGGTAATCGTGGAGGGACTCAACATGAGAACCCGTCACGTCAAGCCCACACAGGAAGGTGAAACTGGACGAATAGTCACTGAAGAAGCATCACTGCATGCTTCCAACGTGATGTTTTATTCCACAGCCAAAAAGGTTGCCAGTCGCATTGAACTGATTACCGAAAAAGACGGCAGCAAAAAGCGCCGCCTTAAGAAAACAGGCGAAGTGATCGACTGA
- the rplN gene encoding 50S ribosomal protein L14, producing the protein MIQQETFLTVADNSGAKRIQCIRVLGTNRRYAHVGDVIVATVKDAMPNMGVKKSDIVKAVVVRTKATMRRDTGNSIRFDDNAAVIINDDKNPKGTRVFGPVARELRERSFTKIVSLAPEVI; encoded by the coding sequence ATGATTCAGCAGGAAACATTCCTCACTGTTGCTGACAACAGTGGCGCCAAACGCATCCAGTGCATTCGTGTTCTCGGCACCAATCGCCGCTATGCGCACGTTGGTGACGTGATCGTTGCCACCGTCAAAGATGCGATGCCAAACATGGGTGTCAAAAAGTCGGACATCGTCAAGGCCGTTGTGGTTCGAACCAAAGCCACAATGCGTCGAGATACGGGTAACTCCATTCGTTTTGATGACAACGCAGCCGTGATCATCAACGACGATAAAAATCCCAAAGGCACTCGCGTCTTTGGACCGGTTGCCCGTGAATTGCGTGAACGCAGTTTCACCAAAATCGTGTCCCTCGCTCCGGAGGTGATCTGA
- the rpsQ gene encoding 30S ribosomal protein S17, whose protein sequence is MALKERVGTVVSDKMDKTVVVAVENRFPHPIYQKTVSRTTRYKAHDEDNACRVGDRVRITETRPLSRHKRWAIAEVLSQSPKAEEVTK, encoded by the coding sequence ATGGCACTCAAAGAAAGGGTCGGCACCGTCGTCAGCGACAAGATGGACAAAACGGTGGTTGTGGCGGTGGAGAACCGCTTCCCCCACCCCATCTATCAAAAGACGGTCAGCCGTACCACCCGCTACAAAGCCCACGACGAAGACAACGCTTGCCGCGTTGGTGACCGTGTCCGGATTACCGAGACGCGTCCACTGAGTCGCCACAAGCGCTGGGCGATTGCTGAAGTCCTCAGTCAAAGCCCCAAAGCTGAGGAGGTGACTAAATGA
- the rpmC gene encoding 50S ribosomal protein L29 has product MARPTASDLRQLSDADVTEQIDGLRRELFELRFQQATRQLGNTHRFKESRLKLAQLLTVQSERKRSAAS; this is encoded by the coding sequence ATGGCACGTCCTACCGCTTCAGATCTGCGCCAATTGTCTGACGCAGATGTCACCGAACAAATCGACGGCCTCCGCCGCGAATTGTTCGAACTCCGATTCCAGCAGGCCACCCGCCAGCTGGGCAACACGCACCGCTTCAAGGAGAGCCGTCTCAAACTGGCTCAGTTGCTGACGGTGCAATCGGAGCGCAAGCGCTCCGCTGCTTCCTGA
- the rplP gene encoding 50S ribosomal protein L16 → MLSPKRVKFRKQQRGRMRGVATRGNTIAFGQFALQAQECGWITSRQIEASRRAMTRYVKRGGKIWIRIFPDKPVTMRPAETRMGSGKGNPEFWVAVIKPGRILFEMGGEEITPEIAKEAMRLAQYKLPLKTKFICLDEQEQPAGTKAAASSTVES, encoded by the coding sequence ATGCTGAGTCCCAAAAGAGTCAAATTCCGCAAACAACAGCGAGGTCGCATGCGCGGCGTCGCTACCAGAGGCAACACCATTGCCTTTGGTCAGTTTGCGTTGCAAGCCCAAGAATGCGGCTGGATTACTTCGCGTCAAATCGAAGCCAGCCGACGTGCCATGACCCGCTACGTCAAACGTGGCGGAAAAATCTGGATTCGAATCTTTCCTGACAAGCCCGTCACCATGCGTCCTGCTGAAACCCGAATGGGTTCTGGTAAGGGCAACCCAGAATTCTGGGTTGCGGTGATCAAGCCCGGCAGGATTCTGTTCGAGATGGGCGGTGAAGAAATCACCCCTGAGATTGCGAAGGAAGCAATGCGCCTTGCGCAATACAAGCTCCCGCTAAAAACAAAGTTCATCTGCCTCGATGAACAGGAACAGCCAGCCGGCACTAAGGCTGCTGCCTCTTCAACCGTGGAGTCCTGA
- the rpsC gene encoding 30S ribosomal protein S3, whose product MGHKIHPTGLRLGITQEHRSRWYASSKSYPALLQEDDRIRKFIHKKYGSAGISDVLIARKADQLEVELKTARPGVLVGRQGSGIEDLRSGIQKTVGDSSRQVRINVVEVERVDADAFLLAEYIAQQLEKRVAFRRTIRMAVQRAQRAGVLGLKIQVSGRLNGAEIARTEWTREGRVPLHTLRAEIDYATKVASTTYGVLGIKVWVFKGEVLSDDSQQQIPVGANPRRRAGRRPQQFEDRSNEG is encoded by the coding sequence ATGGGACACAAAATCCATCCAACCGGCTTACGCCTGGGGATCACCCAGGAGCACCGGTCACGCTGGTACGCATCCAGCAAAAGTTATCCCGCCCTCCTGCAAGAGGACGATCGAATTCGCAAGTTCATCCACAAGAAGTACGGCTCGGCCGGCATCAGCGATGTGCTGATCGCCCGCAAAGCTGATCAACTTGAGGTTGAGCTCAAAACAGCTCGCCCCGGCGTGCTGGTTGGTCGTCAAGGCAGCGGGATTGAAGATCTTCGCAGCGGCATCCAAAAAACCGTTGGTGATTCCAGCCGTCAGGTCCGGATCAACGTGGTTGAAGTGGAGCGTGTGGATGCTGACGCATTCCTTCTCGCTGAGTACATCGCTCAGCAACTCGAGAAACGCGTGGCATTCCGCCGCACCATCCGCATGGCCGTACAGCGCGCTCAACGCGCTGGCGTACTTGGCCTGAAAATCCAAGTCAGCGGACGCCTTAATGGTGCTGAAATCGCCCGTACTGAATGGACTCGTGAAGGACGTGTGCCCTTGCACACCCTTCGCGCCGAAATTGATTACGCCACAAAAGTGGCCAGCACGACCTATGGCGTTCTGGGCATCAAGGTTTGGGTCTTCAAGGGAGAAGTTTTGAGCGACGACTCCCAGCAGCAGATCCCGGTGGGAGCGAATCCCCGCCGTCGGGCCGGTCGTAGGCCCCAACAGTTCGAAGACCGCTCAAACGAGGGTTGA
- the rplV gene encoding 50S ribosomal protein L22, which produces MTTSSPTATTAQAHGRFIRGSVSKVRRVLDQIRGRTYRDALIMLEFMPYRSTGPITKVLRSAVANAEHNLGLDPASLIISQATADMGPSMKRYRPRAQGRAYAIKKQTCHISIAVAAQTDS; this is translated from the coding sequence ATGACAACGTCATCCCCAACGGCAACCACTGCCCAAGCGCACGGCCGCTTCATTCGCGGCTCCGTTTCCAAGGTGCGTCGCGTACTCGATCAAATCCGTGGCCGCACCTACCGCGACGCGCTGATCATGCTCGAGTTCATGCCCTACCGCTCGACCGGTCCGATCACGAAAGTGCTTCGTTCCGCCGTCGCCAATGCCGAGCACAATCTTGGACTTGACCCAGCGAGCCTGATCATTTCCCAGGCCACCGCTGACATGGGTCCATCCATGAAGCGGTATCGGCCCCGCGCTCAAGGTCGCGCCTACGCGATCAAAAAACAGACCTGCCACATCAGCATTGCTGTGGCAGCTCAGACCGACTCCTGA
- the rpsS gene encoding 30S ribosomal protein S19, which yields MGRSLKKGPFIADSLLRKVEKQNAADDKSVIKTWSRASTILPMMIGHTIAVHNGRTHVPVFVTEQMVGHKLGEFAPTRTFKGHIKDKKGGR from the coding sequence ATGGGACGTTCTCTCAAAAAAGGCCCATTTATTGCTGACAGCCTTCTTCGCAAGGTTGAAAAGCAAAACGCGGCTGACGACAAGTCAGTCATCAAGACGTGGTCCAGGGCCTCCACAATTTTGCCGATGATGATCGGCCATACCATTGCCGTTCACAACGGCAGAACCCACGTACCAGTCTTCGTGACTGAGCAAATGGTGGGGCACAAATTGGGTGAATTCGCACCCACACGCACCTTTAAGGGCCACATCAAAGACAAGAAAGGAGGCCGCTGA
- the rplB gene encoding 50S ribosomal protein L2: MAIRTFRPYTPGTRTRVVTDFSEVTGRKPERSLVVSKHRRKGRNNRGVITCRHRGGGHKRQYRLVDFRRNKHGVTAKVAAIHYDPHRNARLALLFYADGEKRYILAPAGISIGQTVVSGTEVPIEIGNAMPLSAIPLGSSVHCVELYAGRGGQMVRTAGASAQVMAKEGDYVALKLPSTEVRLVRRECFATLGEVGNAEIRNTSLGKAGRRRWLGRRPQVRGSVMNPCDHPHGGGEGRAPIGRSGPVTPWGKPALGLKTRKRNKPSNKFVLRKRRKTSKRSRGGRDS, from the coding sequence ATGGCAATTCGTACTTTCCGCCCCTACACCCCCGGTACCAGAACCCGGGTAGTCACAGACTTCAGTGAAGTCACCGGCCGCAAGCCGGAGCGCTCCTTGGTGGTGTCGAAACACCGCCGCAAAGGACGCAACAATCGAGGTGTGATCACCTGCCGTCATCGCGGAGGTGGTCATAAGCGCCAATACCGCTTGGTCGACTTCCGTCGCAACAAGCATGGAGTCACCGCCAAAGTGGCTGCCATCCACTACGACCCTCACCGCAATGCGCGGTTGGCCCTGCTTTTTTACGCCGATGGCGAAAAGCGATACATCCTGGCTCCGGCTGGGATCAGCATCGGCCAAACAGTCGTTTCAGGCACTGAGGTGCCGATCGAGATCGGCAATGCCATGCCGCTCTCAGCCATCCCACTCGGTTCAAGCGTTCATTGCGTTGAGCTTTATGCCGGACGCGGTGGTCAGATGGTTCGAACCGCAGGAGCAAGTGCTCAGGTCATGGCCAAAGAGGGCGATTACGTCGCCCTCAAGCTCCCCTCCACTGAGGTGCGCCTCGTGAGGCGTGAGTGCTTCGCCACTCTTGGCGAAGTAGGCAACGCTGAAATTCGCAACACCAGCTTGGGCAAAGCTGGTCGCCGCCGTTGGCTGGGGCGTCGTCCTCAGGTCCGAGGCAGCGTGATGAACCCTTGCGATCACCCTCATGGTGGTGGTGAAGGCCGTGCTCCTATTGGGCGCTCGGGACCTGTCACCCCTTGGGGCAAACCCGCTCTGGGCCTCAAAACCCGCAAGCGGAATAAGCCCAGCAACAAGTTCGTCCTCCGGAAACGTCGCAAGACGTCCAAGCGGAGCCGTGGCGGACGCGATTCCTGA
- a CDS encoding 50S ribosomal protein L23: MTERFTGRLADVIRRPLITEKATRALEQNQYTFEVDHRAAKPDIKAAVEQLFDVKVTGISTMNPPRRSRRIGRFAGKRAQVKKAVVRLAEGNSIQLFPES; this comes from the coding sequence ATGACTGAGCGCTTCACCGGACGTCTGGCCGATGTGATCCGCCGCCCGCTGATCACTGAGAAGGCCACCCGTGCTCTGGAACAAAACCAGTACACGTTTGAGGTGGACCATCGAGCCGCCAAGCCCGACATCAAGGCTGCAGTCGAACAGCTCTTCGATGTCAAGGTTACGGGAATTAGCACCATGAATCCTCCTCGCAGGAGTCGTCGTATCGGCCGATTTGCCGGTAAGCGCGCTCAAGTGAAGAAAGCAGTGGTGCGCCTGGCCGAGGGCAACTCCATCCAACTCTTCCCTGAGTCCTGA